Sequence from the Acidimicrobiales bacterium genome:
CCAGCCGTGCCAGGCCACAGACGGCCGATCGACCGAAGGACGCTCCGAGCTCGAAGAAGCTGTCCTCGTCGACCACCGAGTCGATGATCGACCGCATCCGGTAGACCTGCCGGCGGTCCCGGGGCACCAAGTCCGCCAGGTCGGCATCGGTGCGGTTCGGATCATCCGTGCACGGTCCCCGCTCTGCCAGCTCGTACACCGATGACGGCAGGTAGGACAGGAACCTCCGGGCCCGCCCGAAGGCCTCCTCCTCGCTTCCGACCTCGTCGTCGATGCTGCCGTTCCGGGTGTGGATCCGGCTTCCCCCGAGGTCTTCCTTGTCGACCTGCTCGCCACCCATGCGGTTGACCACCACCGGTCCGGCGGCGAAAAGGTGCGACATGCCCTTCACCATCAGCGAGTAGTGGCTGGTCACGGCACGGGCAGCTCCAAGGCCGGCCACGGACCCGAGGCAGAGTGCCACGGTCGGCACCACGGCCAGGTTGGCCACCACGTGTTCCCAACCGGGGTTCATCGGGACGTAGGTGCGGGCACCGCGCCCGTAGCCGCCGTCACCGCTGGAGACCTTCTTGGAGGGGTCGGTGTCCAGCGTCCTGACCGACCCGCCTCCGCCGGTGCCATCGATGAGGCGGATGATCGGCAGCCGTAGCTCGCCGGCCATCTGCTCGGCCGCGATCTGCTTGCCGACAATCGCCGCGTCGGCCGCCCCGCCCCGGACGGTGAAGTCGTCGGCGGCCACCACGACGGTCCGCCCGTCGATCAGACCCCGTCCGAACACGAAGTTGGCGGCCCGAAGGTCGACCAGATCACCGTTCTCGTCGTAGGTGGGGCTGCCTGCGATCTTGCCAATCTCGTGGAACGACCCGTCGTCGAGCAGGGCCCCGATCCGCTGTCGCACGTCGAGCTTGCCCCGCTCGTGCTGCCGGGCGACCTTGTCGGCACCACCCATCTGCTCGGCCATCGCCTCGCGCTGGCGCAGCTCACCGAGTTCCGGTTCCCACTCCCCCATGGTCCGTCGCTCCTCCCAGTGGATGCCGGTCTCGGTGAATGCAGGCGCTAGGCGGGCCGGAGCTCGGTCAGCGCCCGGACATTGTCCCGCAACACCAGCCGGCGATCCTCGTCGGAAAGGTCTTCCACCTCCGACAAGAAGTCCAGAGGGGCGGGCAGCCCTTCGATGTGCGGCCAGTCCGATCCGAAGATCACGTGATCGGCGCCCATGAGGTCCACGATCTCGTACACGTCGTCCTCCCAGAAGGGGTTCATCCAGACGTGCTCCCGGAAGAGCGCCACAGGGTCCTCGTCGTACCAGTGGGGGGACTTGTCAGCCTGCTGTCGCAACTTGCGGAACATGGGCGCCAGGTAGTCCGAGCCGTTCTCCACGCTGGCGACCCGCAGGTTCGGGAAACGCGTGTACATCTTCTCCATCGACATGGTGATCAGCCAGTCGTGGGCGGCCCGCTCGATGCTGAAGGCCTTGATCGAGGGCCGGGACACCCTCGTCACCTTCGCCATCTGCGACGAGAACCCGTCGTCGGCGTAACCCTGTGTGCTGTAGCCGCTGTCGCCGGCATGGATCACGACCGTGATGCCCGCATCGTTGACCAGGGTCCAGAACGGGTCGAACGTCCAGTCGGCGGGCGAGCGTGGCCCGGCGGCGGTCTGCACGGCGGCCGGCCGCATGACGACGGTTCTGGCGCCGTTGTCCAGGCACCATTCGAGTTCCCGGACGGCGAGGTCGGGGTCGGCCAGCGAAAGGTACGGAGCGGCGAAGATCGTGTTCTCGTGGGCGAAGCCCCAGTCCTCCTGGAGCCACCGGTTGAAGCCGACCATGAGGGCGCCCACCGCCTCGGTGTCCTCCTTCAGGAGTTCCTCGTAGAGCACGCCGAGCGTGGGAAACAGCCACACCGCCTCGAGGCCCTGCGCCTCGACCGTCCGCAGCCGCGCCTCACGGTCGATGTACTCGGCGGGCAGCGGCTCCCGGTCGCGGAGGAGCTCGAGTGGGCTCTTGCCATCGGGGTTGCCACGGAAGTACTGGTAGAGCGCCCCGGGCTTGGCGATCGGATCCCAGGTCGGGTTGACCACGGCGTGGCTGACCCTGCCGCCGACGACGTGGTACCTCCGCCCGTCCATCTCGCACCACTGGACGACCCTGGGCTGCATCTCAGCGGGCACGTGGCGGGTGAAGGCGTCGACACCCTCGTAGTAGTGGTTGTCGCAGTCGAAGGGCCGGTAGCCCAGGTCGTCGGTCATCGGTAGCTCCCCGTAATGATCCGACGCAACCACCCGAGCGGTTCGCTGCCGGCCGGGCACGACAGTACCGACCATCAGGGACCGGGGCCGAACGGGGCGCAGCACTAGGGTTCGTGCCGTGGCCGACCCATCAGCCGACGAGAGCGCCTACGAGGCCGCCTACGAGACGCTCCACGTCACGGTCGCCGACCACGTGGCCACGGTCGTCCTGAACCGGCCGGAGGCGGCCAACGCCTTCACGGCCGCCATGCAACGGGAGTTCCGGGACCTCTGGGCCACGCTCAGGTCCGATGACACCGTCCGTGTGGTGGTGCTCACCGGAAGCGGCGATCGGGCGTTCTGCACCGGCATCGACCGTGACGAGCCGTTCACCGCCATGGAGGACTCCCCGGCGCTGTACGGCACATCCAACAACTTCATGTACGACGACCCCGGCGACTGGTTGGGGCCCAAGTCCAACGACCTCTGGAAGCCGGTCATCGGTGCGGTCAATGGCATGGCCTGCGGAGGCGCCTTCTACCTCCTCGGCGAGTGTGACGTGCTGATTGCCGCCGAGCACGCCACGTTCTTCGATCCGCACGTCAGCTACGGCATGCCGGCCATCTACGAGCCAATGAAGATGCTCCCCCGCATGCCGTTCGGCGAGGTAATGCGCATGTCGCTGACCGGCAGCGCCGAGCGCATCTCGGCCGAGACCGCCCTGCGCATGGGCCTCGTCACGGAGGTGGTCCCGGCCGCCGAGTTGGCCGGAGCCGCTGCCCGCCTGGCCGCCTCCATCGCGGCCAACCCGCCGTGGGCCGTGCAGGGCACGCTCCGGGCCATCTGGGCCGCCCAGGACCTCGGACGCCTCGGTGGCCGCTCGGTCGCCACCGCCCTGCTCAGCACCGCAACCGACAAGGACGCACTGCGCTCAGGTGCCGAGGAGTTCACCTCAGGCAACCGGGTGGATCCTCGGATCCGCTGATACCGACAGGGTCGTTCCCGGGGCCGCCGACACCGGGCCGCGGGCCCTGGTGCGCAGACCCGGGTTCGGCTCGAGGGCGACCCCGGCCCTCAGAACCTCGGCAGCCCGTCGGCCAGGAGCGGCCGCAGCCTGGGCCCCCAGAGGTGGGCGAGCGACTCGCCGTCGTAGTCGGCCTCGTACGCCGCCTCGATGAGGACCACCCGGTAGGCCTGCACGGCCAGCACGATGTCGCAGTCGTTCAGGAACTCGTCGAGTGGATGGTCGGTCACCCCGGCGGCGACAAGGCCGTCGTGGTACTCGCGGCACAACCGCAGGAACGTGGCCCGGGCGCCGGGCCCGGGCGGGATGGTCTCCGAGAGCAGGTAGGCGACGTCGCCGGCGGGCCGTCCGGATCCGGACACGCCGAAGTCGACCATCACCAGCCCGGTGTCGGTGAACAGCATGTTGTCGGTCCGACAGTCCCCGTGGCGGATCGAGAGCGGCTCGTTCAGGTGGTCGACCAGGCCGACTATGTGGTCGCCGAACCAGTCGGCGTGCCGCATGAACCCGTCGGTGAACACCTCGGGTTCCCGTTCCACCACCTCGTCCCGCCAGGCCCGGTAGAGGCCGTGCATGACGTTGGGCATCTGGGTGACCATCGACCACTCGACTATCGAGTCGTCGGCCAGCCCGGGGTAGCGCCAGTAGTGGGCGTGCATGCGGCCCAGGGCGCGGAGGATGGCGGAGAGGTCCTCGGCCGGCGGGAGGTCCTGGGCCGTGGTGATCCGTGCATCGGGGATGTACTCCAGGACCAGCGCGTAGCGCCGCCTTGTGGCCCGGATGAGCTTGCGTGCATGGCGGCCGATGAACTTCACGACCGGGCGTGGTAGGCCGTCGACGAACCGTTCCCGGCGGCGGCGGGCCGCCAACGACGGCCCGGGGTCACGGGTCGCGTGGATGAGGCGCGGGACCCGCACGGGGAAGTCGGCCGAGAGGCGTTCGTAGAAGTCGAACTCCCGGTCGTAGCCGCCCTCGGCCTCCGCCAGGCCCCGGTTGCCCACGTTGTCGGTGGGGAACTTGACCAGCACCACGTCGGGTGCATCGAGTTCGTCGGAGTTCCAGTCCAGCGACACGCGGATCGTCTGGCCCTGGAAGCCGACACCCGAACCCGGGCTCCCGGTTCGGAAGTCGACCACCTCGGCCTCGCCGGCCAGGCCGGAGGAGTGGACCGCAAGGGTCAACCAGGCCGCGTCGATCTCCTCGACCGACTGGGGAATCTGGATCGGCAGCCGCCTGGGCATCGGCCGGACCCTAGGTCACGGCCCGACCTGCCGACCTGCCGACGATATGTCAGGCCAGCGTGATCCGCCCGGACCCGGTCGTGGCCAGGCCGATCACGGCCGACTCGTGCCCGGTCGACGCCAGGGCGGCCAGCGCGGCGTCGACCCCGGTCGGATCCACGCCGAACACGAGGCCACCGGACGTCTGGGCATCGGCCAGGAGCATTACCTCGGCCTCGTCGAATCCGCCGCGGTCCAGGCGCTCGTCGGCCCATGCCAGGTTGCGCCGGCTTCCCCCCGGTATGGCCCCGGCGTCGGCCAGCTCCCGCGTCCCGGGAAGCAGTGGCACGGCGGCAACGTCGATCGTGACGTCGACCCCCGATTCGTGGGCCGCCCGGCCCAGGTGCCCCAGGAGGCCGAAGCCGGTCACGTCGGTCGCCCCGCTGGACCCCGCCTCGACGGCGATCCGTGCCGCCTCCTCATTGAGTCGGGTCATGGAGGCCAGGGCAGCGCCGACCACCTGGTCGGACGCACTGCCCTGCTTGATGGCCGTGGTGATTATCCCCACGCCCAGTGGCTTGGTGAGGAGCAGCACGTCGCCGGGCCGGAAGCCGGTGTTGGTGAGCATCCGATCGGGATGGACCTCGCCGACCACGGCCAGGCCGAACTTTGGCTCCGGGTCGTCGACGGTGTGGCCTCCGGCGATCACGAAGCCTCCCTCGGATGCGATCTCCTCGGCGCCGAGGAGCACCTCGACCAGGAGGTCGTTAGACAGCTCGGCGGCGTTCCACCCCACCAGATTGAGCGCCAGCAGGGGTCGGCCGCCCATGGCGTAGACGTCGGACACGGCGTTGGCCGCAGCCACGCGTCCCCACGAGCGGGCGTCATCGACGACCGGGGTGATGAAGTCGGCGGTCACCACCAGGGCGCGCTCGTCGTCGAGGCGCCACACGGCGGCGTCGTCGCCGGTGGACGCCCCGACCAGGAGGTCGGGATCGGTCACGGGTGCCAGGCGGCGCACGACGTGCGCCAGCTCGCCCGGGGCGAGCTTGCAGCCTCAACCGGCGCCGTGGCTGAACTGGGTCAGTCGGCGGGTCTCCGCCATGTCGTCACCCCCTCTCCCGTGGACGGGCTCCCATCACCGGTCCCGATCGGGACACAGCCGTCTTCGGCAAGAGTAGGCGGCGGCTCAGGTGCCGCCGATGACACCACGCTCCCGGAGCTCGGTCAGGCGTCCGTCGCTCAGGCCCAGTTCGGCGGCCAGTACCTCGTCGGTGTGCTCGCCCAGCCAGGGAACCCGGGCATCGGCGGCCTCGGGGACCTCCGACAACTTGACCGGGTTTCCCGGTACTAGCACGGGCTGGCCGGTGGCGCTGGGCAGGGTCTCAATCAACATGTTCCGGACCCTCAGGTGGGGATCGGCGACCACCTGGGCGCTGGTCCGCGAGGGGCCACAGGCGATGCCGGCACCCGACAGCGTCCCCACCACCTCGACCAGCGTGCGGCCGGTCGACCACGACTCGATGGCCGGTCGCAGGAGGTCGTCGAGATGGTCCTGCCAACCGGCACGGGTGGCGAGCCGCTCGTCGTCGAGCAGGTCCGGTCGACCGATCTCGGCCATCAGGACCTCGAAGTGGTGCTCCCTGACGCACTGCAGCACGAAGTGGCCGTCGGCCGCCTCGAAGGTCTCGACGATGCCCACCCCACTCCCCCATTCCCGCTCGATTCCCATCGATTGGAAGTTGGCGACGATGTCGGTCATGGCGACCGTGGAGTCCAGCATGGCGACGTCGATGTGCTGGCCGGTTCCGGTCAGGTCCCGGTGGCGCAGGGCTGCCAGGATCCCCACGGCGCCGAACAACGCCGAGCTGATGTCCCCCAGGGCTCCGACCGGGTTGGCGGCAGGGGGTCGGCCCGGGGCGCGCTTGTACTCGTAGATGCCCGACATGCCCTCGACCACCGCCGCATAGGCGCCCATTTCCCGGTAGGGGGAGCGTGGGTCCTGGCCGAAGCCGGACACCGAGAGGTAGACGACCGCCGGATGGACGGCACGGACGGCCTCGTAGCCGATGCCCAGACGGTCGGCGGTGCCCGCCCGGAAGTTCTCACCGACCACGTCGAAGCTGGGCGCCATCCTGAGGAACAGCTCGATGCCCTCCGGGTGCTTCAGGTCTATGGCCACGCTGCGCTTGTTCAGGTTGTTCCGCAGGAACGTCGCACCCATCTGGCGCCCGTCGGGGTCGGTCACGAAGGGTTGGGACCCACGGCCGCTGTCGCCGGTCACCGGGTGTTCGACCTTCACCACCTCGGCCCCGAGGCGGGCCAGGAGCTGGGTGGCGAACGGGAGGGCCGCCATCTGCTCGGCGGCCAGGATCCGTACGCCATCCAACGGCCGGAGGATCTCATCATTCGGGGCATCATTCGGCCCGTCGTTCTGAGTAGTCATCGTGAGCCAGTCTGCCCTATCCGGTGATAGATCTGACGATCCGTCAGAAGACAAGCCGATCCGTCAGAAACCCTGGCACACCATCGTCAGAAGCCCGCCGTCACAGGCCGGTCGGCCGGTTCACGAATCGCCCGACCTCCGGCGAGAAGAACCAGCCACCACCGGCCAGCGTTCCCCCGTCCACCGGCAAGTTGTGGCCGGTGACGAAGGACGACATGTCGCTGGCCAAGAACAGGGCCACCCGTGCCTGGTCCTCGGGCCAACCCAGCCGACCCACCGGTGCCCACGCCTCCCAGAGGTGGTCGTGCCCATCGCCGTCGGACAGGTAGTCGACCTGGGGGGTCTGGGTCAGGTCGGGCCCTATGCCGTTTACCCGAATCCCCTTTCGGCCGTAGCCGGCGGCCAGCGACGTCGTGAAGTGGGCCGCTGCCGCCTTCATGGCCGCGTAGACCGGTTCACCGGGAAAGCCGCGCATTCCCTCCACCGAGTGCACGTTGACGATCGAGCCGCCTCCACCGTCGACCATCGGCTCCAGGAATGCCCTAGTGACCCTGAAGACGTGCTCCAGGTTGGCCGAGTACATGGCCTGCCACGACTCGGGCGTCGACTCATGGAACCGGACCAGCGGCCGGTAGTCGCCGACGTTGTTCACCAGCACGTCGACCCGTCCATGCTCGCCCATGACTGCGACACGGAGGTCCTCGACCTCGGCATCGGATGCCACGTCGACCACGTGGACCCGTGCCGTCCCACCGGTCGCCTCGATGTCCTCGACGGCGGCCGCCGCCCGGTGGGGGTCGATCTCGACGATCTCGACCAGGGCACCGTGCTCCGCGAACAGTCGGGAGATCGCTCTGCCGATCCCCGATCCACCACCGGTCACCACGGCCACCCGACCGTCCAGCAGGCGGCTCCAGTCGTCAATCTCCGGGACCCGCTCCGGGCCCTGTGCCAGCCCCCCGGACGGTTCGGACTGGGAGGGAGCCTCCCCGGAGGGGCGTGTCACCCCGACGCCGCCACATCACGCAGGGCGTCGAGGAGCCTGTCGACGTCGTCGTCGGTCGTGTAGACGCTGATCCCGGCCCTGACTGCGCCGGCCTCGGCGTCCAGCCCCAGCGGGAGCATGGCCTCCACGGCGTAGTTGTGGCCGTCCCAGACCGCCACCCGGTCGGTGGCCAAGCGTTCAGCGACCGCCACTGGAGATAGGCCGTCGACCTCGAACATCAGCGTGGGTGCCCGGTCAACGGTGTCCTGTGGCCCCACCACCCGGACCCCGTCGATCCCGTGCAGGCCGTCCAGCAGGCGTGCGAACCGCAGCGCCTCGTGGGCGACGATCCTGTCCATCCCGGTCTCCAGCAGGAAGCGGGCCGCTGCGTCGATCCCGGCCAGCGCCTCCCACGACGGCGTGCCGTACTGCAGGCGCCCCGGACCGGAGTCCGGAGCGGGGCGCACCTTGTAGACATCCATCGAGTCCAGCAGGTCGGGCTCCACCCACATGACCCCGGCGTGGGGGCCGTACCACTTGTACGACGACGTGGTGAAGACGTCACACCCGATGGCGGCGACATCGACCACGTGGTGCGGGGTGAGGTGGACGCCATCCACCACCACCCGGGCTCCCACGGCGTGGGCAGCCGCGGTGACGGCCGCCGTGTCGGGAATAGTCCCCACCGCGTTCGAGGATCCGGTCACCGCCACCCACCGGGTGGCCGGGCCGATCAGGTCGGTCACCGCGTCGACCGGCAACCGGCCGGTGGTCGGATCCAACTCGGCCATGCGCACGGTGGCACCCGTGTCCCGGGCCAGCAGCAGCCACGGCGACACGTTGGAGTCGTGGTCCAGGGTGGTGCAGACGATCTCGTCGCCCGGCCCGAGCCCCCGACCGATGGCCCGGGTGAGGGCCATCATGTTGGACGTGGTGCTCGGCCCGAAGACCATTCCGCCGGGACCGGCGCCCAGCAGTTCGCCCATGGTGGTGCTCACCGTCTCCACCAGGGCGTCGCAGGCCACCGCCGCTGCGAAGGAACCGTGCGAGTTGGCGTTGTTCCCGCTGCGCTGCCAGGCGGCGCCGGCATCGATCGCAGCATCCACGACCTGGGTGCCAGCCGGGCCGTCGAAACGGGCCCATTCCCCGGTCACCCCGGGAAATCGGTCCCGAATGTCGTGGAGGTCGTTCACCGTCGGGCACGCTAGTGGGCGACACCGAACGGAGAGGACCCCTGTGGAGGCCTGGGAACTGGATGCCAGAGAGCAGATCCGTGGCCTCGTGGCCGCCTACAACGCCCTCGGCGACCGCGGTCGCCTCGACGGCGTCATGGCCCTGTTCGCCCACGACGCCGTGATGGACATCGGCGACGGACGCACCTACGAGGGCGTGGACCAGATCCGCACGATCTTCACCGGGACCCGCGACTCGATTCTCGACGGCGGCGACGGCGACGGTCCGCGCTTCCTCCAGCACCACACGACCGGCCTACACGTCACCCTGGCCGGCCGCGACGAGGCCACCGGCCACGCCTACTTCACGGTGATGACCGACCGCGGCCTCGACCACTGGGGTCGCTACCAGGATGCCTACCGACCGGTGGGCGACGCCTGGCTGTTCGCCTCCCGTCGGGTCCGCATAGACGGCTACACGCCCAGCGGCTGGGCGGACGCACGCCTGAACGGACCGGCGAAGTGAGCACGCCCGCCGGCATGTCCGACGTCGAGCGCCTGGTAGCCGAGGCCGAGATCCGACAGCTGGTCGCCCGCTACGCGGTCGCGACCGACCGTCGCGACCTCGAGACCCTGGTGTCTCTGTTCGTCCCCGACGTGCGGGTCGGACGCGACTCCAGGGGCCACGAGGCCCTGAGGGAGACCTTCGACCGACAGCTCAGGACCGTCGGCACGACGGTGCTCAACGTCGGCACCCACCAGATCGACCTGGGCGGGCCGGACGACGCCACGGGCCACGTCTACTGCAAGGCCGAGATCCAGGACGGCGACCGCTGGATCCACCAGGCCATCCGGTACGACGACACGTACCGGCGGGTGAAGGGCGACTGGCGGTTCGTGCGCCGGCTGCACCGCCTCTTCTACGGCGCCGAGGTGGGCGTCAACCCGTTGGGGCTCCCGCCCGCTGACTGGCCCAGCCACCACGACGGCCTCGGCACCCTCCCCCACGAGGACCCGACCTGGCAGGCCTTCCAGGTGGCCGGGGGGGACGAGGCAGGCCCATGACCGGCACTCCCCCACAGTGACCAGCGACGACCTCTCCAAGCAGGTCGGACGCCAGATCGGCGACACGATCCTGGCTGGCTTCGTGGACTACATCGCCGGCTTCCGGAAGATCTCCCGTCGCGCCCAGCGACACTTCACGCAGCGCGAGTGGACCGAGCACGACGCCGACTCCCGGCAGCGGCTGGCCCTCCACCGCTCCTGCGTCGTCCAGGCGGTGGACCGCGTGCGACCGCTGCTGGACGGGGTGGCTGACGGACGGGGAACCTGGCGGACGGCACGGAACCACTACAAGCGCCGGATCGCCGACCGGTCCGACCTGACCCTCGCCGAGACCTTCTTCAACTCGGTGACACGTCGGACCTTCACCACGATCGGTGTGGACAACGACGTGGAACTCCGCTGGTTCGGGGCGACCACGGTTCCACGCGGTGAGGGTCGGGCCGAGCTGTTCGCCACGGCCAGCCGGGTCAGGGACACGTCGGCCATGGTGCGCCAGATCCTGGAGTCCTACGAGTTCGAGGCGCCCTGGGCCGACCTGGAGGACGACGCGCGACGGGTGGCCGCCCGCATGGACACCTTCCTCATCGAGGAGTGGGACAGCCTCGAGGCCGACGGCGTCGACATGCTGCGGCCCATCTTCTACCGGAACAAGGCCGCCTACCTGGTGGGCCGGCTCCGGCAGCTCAACCGGGTGACGCCAATCGTCTTCCCCATCCTCCACGGTCCCGACGGCCTCCGGGTCGACACCGTGCTGCTGACCGAGTCACAGGCCAGCAGGCTGTTCAGCTTCACCCGGTCGTACTTCTTCGTCGAGTGGCCCAACCCGTCAGAGCTGGTCGGCTTCCTCAAGTCGCTGCTCCCCATGAAGTCGCTGGCCGAGCTCTACACCGCCGTCGGGTTCCCCCAGCACGGCAAGACCAGCCTCTACCGGTCGCTCTACCGCCACCTCGACCACTCGCACGACAAGTTCGTCCGGGCTCGGGGCACGCCCGGCATGGTGATGTCGGTGTTCACGCTGGTCTCGTTCAACGTGGTCTTCAAGATCATCAGGGACCGGTTCGACCCACCCAAGAACACCACGCGTGACGCCGTGAAGCGTCGCTACGCGCTCGTCTACAACCACGACCGGGTGGGTCGGATGGTCGAGGCCTGGGAGTTCGAGAACCTCTCGTTCGAGAAGGACCGGTTCGACCCCGAGCTGCTGGAGGAACTGCTCGAGACGACCTCCGAGTCGGTACGACTGATCGGCGACCAGGTGGTGATCAGCCACGTCTACACCGAGCGACAGGTGTACCCCCTGAACCTGTACCTACGGGAGATGTCCACCGCCAAGGCGACGGCCGCGGCCATCGACTGGGGTTGGGCCATCAAGGACCTGGCGGCGGCCAACGTGTTCCCCGGTGACCTGTTCACCAAGAACTTCGGCGTGACCCGCCACGGCAACGTCGTCTTCTACGACTACGACGAGCTGACCCTCCTGGAGGAGTGCCGGTTCCGGTCCATTCCGCAGTCCGACGACCCGGCCGATGAGATGAGGCCCCAGCCGTGGTTCTCCATCGAGCCCGGCGACGTCTTCCCCGAACAGTTCCCGACATTCATGACCTTTCCACGCGACGTGTCCGGTGAGGTCCGGCGACGCTTCGACGAGGTCCACTCCGACCTGTACACGCCGGCCTTCTGGCAGGAGGTCCAGGCCAGCCTGGCCCGCCGCGACCTCCCGGACTTCTACCCGTACGTCGAGGACCTCAGATTCCGCCGCAGGCCCACAGAGGCCCTCGGTTAGGGTCGCACCGTGTCTCGCCCGATAGCCGTCGCCCCATCGGTCCTGCCCGTCGACTTCTCCCGCCTGGGCGACGAGTGCATCGCCCTGGAGAAGGCCGGCGTGGACCTCATCCACTGGGACGTCATGGACGGCGTGTTCGTACCCAACCTGACGTTCGGCCCGGACGTCATCGCCTCGACCCGCCACCTGGTCGACCTGGAGTTCGAGGCCCACCTGATGGTCGTGGACCCGGACCGGCTGGTCGACCGCTACGTGGACGCCGGCTGTTCGACCGTGCTGGTCCATGCCGAGGCCTGCGACCACCTGCACCGGACGCTCTCCCACATCGCCGACCTGGGGGCCACCCCGGGGGTCGCCCTGAACCCACACACACCGGCCGAGGTGATCCGCCACGTGC
This genomic interval carries:
- a CDS encoding CoA transferase, giving the protein MTTQNDGPNDAPNDEILRPLDGVRILAAEQMAALPFATQLLARLGAEVVKVEHPVTGDSGRGSQPFVTDPDGRQMGATFLRNNLNKRSVAIDLKHPEGIELFLRMAPSFDVVGENFRAGTADRLGIGYEAVRAVHPAVVYLSVSGFGQDPRSPYREMGAYAAVVEGMSGIYEYKRAPGRPPAANPVGALGDISSALFGAVGILAALRHRDLTGTGQHIDVAMLDSTVAMTDIVANFQSMGIEREWGSGVGIVETFEAADGHFVLQCVREHHFEVLMAEIGRPDLLDDERLATRAGWQDHLDDLLRPAIESWSTGRTLVEVVGTLSGAGIACGPSRTSAQVVADPHLRVRNMLIETLPSATGQPVLVPGNPVKLSEVPEAADARVPWLGEHTDEVLAAELGLSDGRLTELRERGVIGGT
- a CDS encoding enoyl-CoA hydratase/isomerase family protein produces the protein MADPSADESAYEAAYETLHVTVADHVATVVLNRPEAANAFTAAMQREFRDLWATLRSDDTVRVVVLTGSGDRAFCTGIDRDEPFTAMEDSPALYGTSNNFMYDDPGDWLGPKSNDLWKPVIGAVNGMACGGAFYLLGECDVLIAAEHATFFDPHVSYGMPAIYEPMKMLPRMPFGEVMRMSLTGSAERISAETALRMGLVTEVVPAAELAGAAARLAASIAANPPWAVQGTLRAIWAAQDLGRLGGRSVATALLSTATDKDALRSGAEEFTSGNRVDPRIR
- a CDS encoding cysteine desulfurase-like protein, producing MNDLHDIRDRFPGVTGEWARFDGPAGTQVVDAAIDAGAAWQRSGNNANSHGSFAAAVACDALVETVSTTMGELLGAGPGGMVFGPSTTSNMMALTRAIGRGLGPGDEIVCTTLDHDSNVSPWLLLARDTGATVRMAELDPTTGRLPVDAVTDLIGPATRWVAVTGSSNAVGTIPDTAAVTAAAHAVGARVVVDGVHLTPHHVVDVAAIGCDVFTTSSYKWYGPHAGVMWVEPDLLDSMDVYKVRPAPDSGPGRLQYGTPSWEALAGIDAAARFLLETGMDRIVAHEALRFARLLDGLHGIDGVRVVGPQDTVDRAPTLMFEVDGLSPVAVAERLATDRVAVWDGHNYAVEAMLPLGLDAEAGAVRAGISVYTTDDDVDRLLDALRDVAASG
- a CDS encoding SDR family oxidoreductase, whose protein sequence is MTRPSGEAPSQSEPSGGLAQGPERVPEIDDWSRLLDGRVAVVTGGGSGIGRAISRLFAEHGALVEIVEIDPHRAAAAVEDIEATGGTARVHVVDVASDAEVEDLRVAVMGEHGRVDVLVNNVGDYRPLVRFHESTPESWQAMYSANLEHVFRVTRAFLEPMVDGGGGSIVNVHSVEGMRGFPGEPVYAAMKAAAAHFTTSLAAGYGRKGIRVNGIGPDLTQTPQVDYLSDGDGHDHLWEAWAPVGRLGWPEDQARVALFLASDMSSFVTGHNLPVDGGTLAGGGWFFSPEVGRFVNRPTGL
- a CDS encoding nuclear transport factor 2 family protein is translated as MEAWELDAREQIRGLVAAYNALGDRGRLDGVMALFAHDAVMDIGDGRTYEGVDQIRTIFTGTRDSILDGGDGDGPRFLQHHTTGLHVTLAGRDEATGHAYFTVMTDRGLDHWGRYQDAYRPVGDAWLFASRRVRIDGYTPSGWADARLNGPAK
- a CDS encoding amidohydrolase family protein, whose translation is MTDDLGYRPFDCDNHYYEGVDAFTRHVPAEMQPRVVQWCEMDGRRYHVVGGRVSHAVVNPTWDPIAKPGALYQYFRGNPDGKSPLELLRDREPLPAEYIDREARLRTVEAQGLEAVWLFPTLGVLYEELLKEDTEAVGALMVGFNRWLQEDWGFAHENTIFAAPYLSLADPDLAVRELEWCLDNGARTVVMRPAAVQTAAGPRSPADWTFDPFWTLVNDAGITVVIHAGDSGYSTQGYADDGFSSQMAKVTRVSRPSIKAFSIERAAHDWLITMSMEKMYTRFPNLRVASVENGSDYLAPMFRKLRQQADKSPHWYDEDPVALFREHVWMNPFWEDDVYEIVDLMGADHVIFGSDWPHIEGLPAPLDFLSEVEDLSDEDRRLVLRDNVRALTELRPA
- the selD gene encoding selenide, water dikinase SelD — its product is MAETRRLTQFSHGAGUGCKLAPGELAHVVRRLAPVTDPDLLVGASTGDDAAVWRLDDERALVVTADFITPVVDDARSWGRVAAANAVSDVYAMGGRPLLALNLVGWNAAELSNDLLVEVLLGAEEIASEGGFVIAGGHTVDDPEPKFGLAVVGEVHPDRMLTNTGFRPGDVLLLTKPLGVGIITTAIKQGSASDQVVGAALASMTRLNEEAARIAVEAGSSGATDVTGFGLLGHLGRAAHESGVDVTIDVAAVPLLPGTRELADAGAIPGGSRRNLAWADERLDRGGFDEAEVMLLADAQTSGGLVFGVDPTGVDAALAALASTGHESAVIGLATTGSGRITLA
- a CDS encoding nuclear transport factor 2 family protein, which produces MSTPAGMSDVERLVAEAEIRQLVARYAVATDRRDLETLVSLFVPDVRVGRDSRGHEALRETFDRQLRTVGTTVLNVGTHQIDLGGPDDATGHVYCKAEIQDGDRWIHQAIRYDDTYRRVKGDWRFVRRLHRLFYGAEVGVNPLGLPPADWPSHHDGLGTLPHEDPTWQAFQVAGGDEAGP
- a CDS encoding ecdysteroid 22-kinase family protein, with protein sequence MPRRLPIQIPQSVEEIDAAWLTLAVHSSGLAGEAEVVDFRTGSPGSGVGFQGQTIRVSLDWNSDELDAPDVVLVKFPTDNVGNRGLAEAEGGYDREFDFYERLSADFPVRVPRLIHATRDPGPSLAARRRRERFVDGLPRPVVKFIGRHARKLIRATRRRYALVLEYIPDARITTAQDLPPAEDLSAILRALGRMHAHYWRYPGLADDSIVEWSMVTQMPNVMHGLYRAWRDEVVEREPEVFTDGFMRHADWFGDHIVGLVDHLNEPLSIRHGDCRTDNMLFTDTGLVMVDFGVSGSGRPAGDVAYLLSETIPPGPGARATFLRLCREYHDGLVAAGVTDHPLDEFLNDCDIVLAVQAYRVVLIEAAYEADYDGESLAHLWGPRLRPLLADGLPRF